The Astyanax mexicanus isolate ESR-SI-001 chromosome 7, AstMex3_surface, whole genome shotgun sequence genome has a window encoding:
- the LOC103023885 gene encoding exocyst complex component 3-like protein 4: protein MMADRKCQEDKENPVHNFVRTWSKRVFGRKTEKKEVQAEEKSPTSDTKPDLPDTPKEGITRKPSKHKKSEKRKPSKDDTSEERRNSNGCGVSFIHNIPPKPLSVLQIDTLLKSHPLEEAYPQLLSLRSEFQREKEALGETTSPVELTNKEKDLSLLYEALRTRVIDIIRDSCEKHSRDVLEVVVLIIQAEERREGHLGGIGGWRDAWKGAVKDGVRDTVKRVHLDRSEENVPRLAEDLDNLGRGILELLEKVKTELVNSYPVSFNVFETYVSSCHEVVGEHLKEIFGKITVLKDYYAMLDFIFNQYNSEKILGSPSLLPEMKKQNAFTLPDDFVNRVKDKYCNHLQEEFKNLLEKIIRDEQEKVWEKKAIPKTEDEPTSEILMEICKAVESHAEDSGKLDADLKKRVLCSCLEAIKHFPARFEEEFTKQSSSLLGSDVLDWCFWAKYHAVYINSFSLLKEHVESYKPSCPDQVADLEKEVDGLLLNLRQALLKQFKVETEPFMEIIMTKEWLNTDSSFNDIVNRIESYSGNCGYMRPLLAQSFINDLHYHVVKEYISQLLKKKYSCKGKKNDLAAEKIRGQWNEFKRLFSEKRSTLEWLYPLGDQLSEIIEQENEKDIINFLQPLIENYPDISESQLSAILYFRGVGKYLGKNPVIQHFTKLKQNSGKKNHEHVFFSDIK from the exons ATGATGGCAGACAGAAAGTGCCAAGAAGACAAAGAAAACCCCGTGCATAATTTTGTTCGGACTTGGTCAAAAAGAGTGTTtgggagaaaaacagaaaaaaaagaagtgcagGCAGAGGAAAAGAGTCCTACATCCGACACTAAGCCTGACCTTCCTGACACACCAA AAGAAGGCATTACAAGAAAGccttcaaaacacaaaaaaagtgaaaagagaaAACCCTCAAAGGATGATACTTCAGAGGAGAGAAGGAACAGTAATGGTTGTGGGGTCTCTTTCATCCATAATATCCCACCTAAGCCTCTGTCAG TTTTGCAGATTGATACACTTTTAAAAAGTCATCCTTTAGAAGAGGCCTATCCACAGCTGCTATCACTGCGTTCAGAGTTTCAGCGTGAGAAGGAAGCTCTGGGTGAGACGACATCTCCAGTGGAATTAACTAATAAAGAGAAAGACCTGTCTTTGCTCTATGAGGCCCTGAGGACCAGAGTGATTGACATCATCCGAGACTCCTGTGAAAAACATTCCAGAGATGTGCTGGAAGTTGTGGTTCTTATCATCCAGGCGGAGGAAAGAAGAGAAGGACATCTGGGTGGCATAGGAGGATGGAGAGATGCATGGAAGGGTGCAGTAAAGGACGGTGTGAGGGACACTGTCAAGAGGGTCCACCTGGACAGAAGTGAAGAAAATGTTCCCAGGTTGGCAGAGGATTTGGATAACCTGGGCAGAGGGATTTTGGAACTGTTGGAGAAAGTGAAGACAGAGCTTGTAAACTCTTACCCTGTGagctttaatgtgtttgaaaCCTACGTTTCTTCTTGTCATGAGGTTGTCGGAGAACACCTGAAGGAGATTTTTGGAAAGATCACAGTACTTAAAGATTACTATGCCATGCTAGATTTTATCTTCAACCAATATAACAG TGAGAAGATCCTTGGTAGTCCCTCGTTGCTGCCAGAGATGAAGAAACAGAATGCTTTCACACTCCCTGATGACTTTGTAAATCGGGTTAAGGACAAATACTGTAATCATCTACAG GAAGAATTTAAAAACTTGTTGGAGAAAATCATTAGAGATGAGCAGGAGAAGGTGTGGGAGAAGAAAGCAATACCCAAGACAGAGGATGAACCCACTTCTGAAATACTCATGGAGATTTGCAAA GCAGTAGAATCACATGCTGAGGATTCTGGAAAGCTTGATGCAGATCTGAAAAAGAGAGTCCTTTGCAGCTGCCTGGAGGCTATAAAGCACTTCCCCGCAAG ATTTGAGGAAGAGTTCACAAAGCAGAGCTCCTCTTTGTTAGGCTCAGATGTACTGGACTGGTGTTTCTGGGCTAAATATCATGCTGTATATATAAACAGCTTCAGCTTACTCAA AGAGCATGTGGAGAGCTACAAACCAAGCTGTCCAGATCAGGTTGCAGATCTGGAGAAAGAAGTGGATGGTCTGCTTCTAAATTTGAGACAAGCTCTGCTGAAACAGTTTAAAGTTGAAACTGAG CCCTTCATGGAGATTATAATGACCAAGGAATGGCTAAACACAGACAGCAGTTTTAATGATATAGTGAACAGAATAGAGAGCTACTCTGGAAACTGCGGATACATGAGACCTCTCCTTGCACAA TCCTTCATCAATGATCTGCACTACCATGTGGTGAAAGAGTACATATCTCAGCTACtgaaaaaaaagtactcatgCAAAGGCAAGAAGAATGATCTCGCTGCCGAAAAGATTAGAGGCCAGTGGAACGAGTTTAAGAGATTGTTCAGTGAAAAG agGTCAACCTTAGAATGGCTTTACCCATTAGGAGATCAGCTGAGTGAAATCATTGAACAGGAGAACGAGAAAGACATCATCAATTTTTTACAACCTTTGATTGAAAATTATCCTGACATCAG